The genomic stretch CGCCTATCTCGGCATCGGCGGCTATGCAGTCGGCATTCTCGCGTTTGAGGGCATCGGCTCCGGCTTCATCCAGTGGCCGGTGGCGCTTGCGGTATCGGCGCTGTTCGCGCTCGTGATCGGCGCGCTCTCCTTGCGCACCCGCGGCGTCTATTTCATCATGATCACGCTGGCCTTTGCGCAGATGGCCTATTACATCGTCTCCGGCATGTCGCGTTACGGCGGCGACGATGGTCTCACCATCTACAAGCGCAGCAATTTCGGCGGCCTGATCAACCTGTCGAACCGCGTGCAGTTCTATTATCTCTGCCTCGGCTGCCTGTTTGGCGGCCTTTACCTGATGTGGCGCATCATCAATTCGCGCTTCGGCATGGTGGTGCAGGGCGTGCGCTCCAACGAGCAGCGCATGCAGGCGATCGGTTTTCACGCCAACCGCTACCGGCTGGTCTGCTTCGTGATCGCCGGCACCATCTGCGGACTATCGGGCGCGCTGCTCGCCAACAACACCGATTTCGTCAGCCCGGCCGTGATGTACTGGACCCGCTCCGGCGACCTGATGGTGATGGTAATCCTCGGCGGCATGGGCTCGCTGTTCGGGCCTGTGATCGGCGCCATCGTCTATCTCGTGCTGGAGGAATTGCTGTCGCAGTTCACGGAATACTGGGCGATGATCATGGGCCCGCTGCTGCTGTTGATCGTGCTGTTCGCGCGTGGCGGCATCATGGGCCTGCTCGGGAGGTTGCGCCTTGGTTGATTCTTTGGCTGATCCCTTGCTTCGCGTCGAAAAGCTGGTGCGGCGGTTCGGCGGCATCACCGCCACCGACAATCTGTCGCTCGATGTCATGAGCGGCGAGCTGCACGCGATCATCGGCCCCAACGGCGCCGGCAAAACCACGCTGATCAGCCAGTTGACCGGGCAACTGGCGCCGAACTCAGGCACCATTCATTTCGCAGGCCGCGACGTTACCCGGCAGCCCGCCTATCGGCGCAGCCGGCTCGGGCTGGCGCGCTCGTTCCAGATCACCTCGCTGCTGCCGGATTTTTCCGCGATCGACAATGTCGCGATTGCTGCGCAAGCGCATGACGGCCACTCGTTCCGCTTCTGGGGCAATGCGCGCAAGGAAAAACATCTGCGCGACGCCGCGCGCTCTGCGTTGACGCGCGTCGGGCTCGAAGCGCGCGCGGACGTGCCGGTGTCCGAATTGAGCCATGGTGAGCAACGCGAGCTGGAGCTTGCGGTGGCGCTCGCGACAAAGCCGCAATTGCTGTTGCTGGACGAGCCGATGGCGGGCCTCGGCATCACCGAATCGGCGCGCATGGTGGCACTGTTGAAGGAGTTGCGGCGCGAAGTCACCATTGTCCTTGTCGAACACGACATGGAAGCGGTGTTCGCGCTGGCCGACCGCATCACTGTTCTCGTTTACGGCCGCGTCATCGCCTGCGACAGGCCCGATGCGATCCGCAACAATGAAGAGGTGAAACGCGCCTATCTCGGCGATCAGCACGTGGTGGTGGCCCATGGCTGATACTAAGGCTGACACCCTCTTGGAAGTGGACGGCATTGAAACCTGTTATGGCCTGAGCCAGGTGCTGTTCGGGCTGTCGCTGTCGATTCGTGCCGGCGAGATGGTCGCGCTGATGGGCCGTAACGGCATGGGCAAGACCACCACCATCCGTTCCATCATGGGCATGACGCCGGCGCGCGCGGGAAAAATCCGCTTCGGCGGGCAGGAGGTGCGCGCGCTCCCGTCGTACAAGATTGCAAAGCTCGGCATCGGCCTGGTGCCGGAAGGCCGCCAGATCTTTCCCAATCTGACGGTGCGCGAAAATCTGGTCGCCGCGTCCGGCAATCGCCTCGGCAGTCCCGATCCCTGGACCATCGAAAAGATCCACGCGCTGTTTCCGCGGCTGGCCGAACGTGGCAGCAATATGGGCGTGACGCTGTCCGGCGGCGAGCAGCAGATGCTGGCGATCGGCCGCGCGCTGATGACCAATCCAAAACTCCTCATTCTCGACGAAGCCACCGAAGGCCTGGCGCCCCTGATCCGCGAGGAGATATGGAACTGCCTGTCGATGCTGAAAGCACAGGGACAATCGGTGCTGGTGATCGACAAGAACGTCGGCAACCTCGCCCGCATCGCCGACCGGCATTACATCATCGAGCGCGGGCGCGCGGTGTGGAGCGGGACCTCGGCGCAGTTGATCGCGGAGCCCGATCTGCAGCACCGGTACCTGGGGATTTGAGGCGCGGATTTCAGCCGCGATGCCGGTTCGAAGAAGACATCTCTCGCTCGCCCACACTGCGTGCAGCGGGATTGAGAGCTGCAGTCCGCGCATAGCCGGCGATGGGCTCGTAGCCGACCACGTTGCGATGCAGCGGATCGGCCGCATATGGCCATGGCGATTCCCGAGATTGTTGGAAGTTGAAGGACGCTGATATACTCTTTTTGGTCAAACTTGGATGTTCATTGGGGTCGCGTGCGGTTAACTCGTCAAGCCAGCTTTAGCGGGTCTCTGTCAGGCTGAAGCATGTCAAATGGGGTCTTCAATTGCTTTTTGGGCGTCTGGGGTGGTTTTTCGCAGGCGTCGGCGGCGCGAACGTCGAGCAACCCTTGGTCCTGATCTAGCCGAAGGCATTGCGCGATGTTCCTCGATGGTCCCGCCGAGCTCAGATCTGGCTTATCGAGCCGCTCGACGACCGGCGCCTACCGCCGTGGGGCGCCGATCGCGTTTCTGGCGCCCCTTGTGCTTTTCCTGATTTCCATGGGCCTCATTGTCATGGCCTGGGGCTGGCTGGCCGCGCCGCTGCCGCTGGATCATGCGGCTGTCGATTCCGCGAAGAAGCTGGATTGCGTGTCCTACGCGCCGTTCCGGGGCCAGCAGACCCCGTGGAATTCGAAGATCATCATCAGCCCGGAGCAGATCGCGGAAGATCTCGGCCAACTCGCCAGGATAACCGGCTGCATCCGCACCTACTCGATCGAGAACGGGCTGGACAAGGTACCCGAACTCGCATCAAAGGCCGGGCTGAAGGTCATTCTCGGCATCTGGCTCGGCCGCGATCGCGCGAAAAACGCATCGCTGATCGAGACCGCGGTCACGCTGGCCAAGGCGTCTCCCGGCGTCGTCACCTCGGTCATGGTCGGCAGCGAAGTGCTGCTGCGCGGAGAAATGACCGTGTCGGACCTGCGGGCCGCGATCCGCTCGGTCAAGACTCGCGTCAGCATTCCGGTGAGCTACGCCGATGCCTGGGAATTCTGGCTGCGCTACCGGGAGATCGGCGACGACGTCGATTTCGTGACGATTCACATCCTGCCCTATTGGGAAGACATACCGGTGCGGGCCGAAGACGCGGCGGCGCATGTGATCCACGTTCACAGGCAACTGGCCCTCGCCTTGCCCGGCAAGGAGATCCTGATCGGCGAGGCCGGCTGGCCAAGCCAGGGACGCATGCGCGACGGTGCGCTGCCGTCTCGCGTCAATCAGGCCCGTTTCTTTTCCGAACTGCTCGACTGGGCCGGTCGTGGAAACTTTCGCCTCAATCTGTTCGAGGCCTATGACGAGCCGTGGAAGCGTCAGTGGGAAGGGACGGTCGGCGCCCATTGGGGCCTGCTTGATGGAGATAGCCGTCAGCTGAAGTACTCGTTCGGATCCGCCGTCGGCAACTATCCGTTCTGGAAGCTGCAACTGGCAGCCGGGCTGGCTTTCGGTTCTTTCGTCTTCGCAGTTGCGCTGTTGACGCTGTGGCGCCGGCGATCGGAAGCCGGATTGGCGCCATGGCTGGCTGTGGCAGCGACCGCTACCACAGGTGGAATTCTGCTCGGCCTCGCGGGCGAAAAGGCCTTTTATGAAAGCTACGGTTTTGCGGGCTGGCTCAATCAGGGATTGCTCCTGGCTGCAGCAACCGTTTTGCCGCTGTTGTGCTCCAGCGCGTTGATGGCCGGGCGTCCGCTGCCGGCCTTTCTGGAATTGGTCGGCCCGCGCGAGGGCAGAACCCGATCGGTGGCCGCGCTGGTCCTGGGGTTCTCCTTCATGGCGAGCACGCTGGTCGCCGTGGAAATCGCGCTCGGCCTCGTGTTCGACCCGCGTTCACGCGATTTCCCGTTTGCAAGCCTGACCATGGCGGTTGTGCCGGTCTGGACCGTCACGCGGCTCAACCCTCGAAAATCGGAAATTGGCGCCGTCACCGAGGCGGTGTTCGCGGGCCTGTTCGTGGCTGCCGCGCTCTATGTCTTTTTCAGCGAAGGGGCCAGCAACTGGCAATCGCAGTGGACCTCGGCGGCGTTTTTCCTGTATGGCGCCGCGCTGTGGCCGTCGCGTTCCGTTGCCGTCTTGAGCATGCTGCCGAGTCTGTCGGGCGTGTTCCCGAAGACGCTGCGCAAGGATGAACTCGCCACTCAGCCGATTGCTGTCGCTTCCGTCCCGCCGCCGAAATCGCAGGCGGGCGCAGCCGCGGGATTCGTCGCGGCGACGTCAAAGGTCGAATGCGACAAATAGCCGTTGCGCTGGCGCAATGGTCGGGGTCCCAAGAGCAAAGTTCAGGAGTGAAGTCATGTCGTCGAACGGACTGTCGCGGCGCGATTTTGGCAAGATGGCTGGATCGGCGGCGCTCGGCCTGTCGACGGTGTCAGCCCAATCCGCCGATACCGGCATCGCACGGCCCACCGGCCAGAACGCCATGTTGGCTTTTCCGGGCGACTTTCGATGGGGCACGGCGACCTCGGCCTTTCAGGTCGAAGGCGCCGTCAACGAAGACGGACGCGGTCCTTCGATCTGGGATCGTTTTACGCACCTGCAAGGCAAGATTGCCGATCACAGCACTGCCGATGTCGCCGACGACCATTTCCATCGATACAAGGACGACGTCCGATTGATGAAGGCGCTGGGAGCCAGGACCTATCGCTTCTCGATCGCGTGGCCGCGCGTTTTCCCGGAAGGCCGAGGGGTGCCAAATCCGAAAGGCCTCGATTTCTACAATCGGCTGCTCGACGAACTCCTGGCCAACGGCATCGAGCCGTTCGCCACCCTGTACCATTGGGATTTGCCCCAGGCGCTGCAGGATCGCTATGGCGGCTGGATGTCGCGCGACACTGCAAAAGCCTTTGCCGATTATGCGGGTTATGTCGTGGAACGCCTGAGCGATCGTGCAAAGCACATTTTCACGATCAACGAATGTTCGCGGCTTGTGCATCTCGGTCACGGTCTTGGAATTGACGCTCCGGGCTTGAATCTATCCGAGGCCGGGATGAACCAGGTTCGTCACAACGTAGCACTGGGACACGGTCTTGCCGTGCAGGCGATCCGCGCGCGCGGCCGGGCGGGGACCAGGGTGGGCCTCGCCGAGAACATGGTCACCTGCGTACCCGCGATCGAAACGCCCGCGAACATCCACGCCACGGAGATCGCGACGCGCGAACTCAATGCCGGCTATCTGACTGTCATCCTCGAGGGGAAATACACCGAAGGCTTTCTGGCGCAGGCCGGAAAGGATGCGCCGAAATACACCGCCGACGATCTCGGCATCGTTTCATCCCCAATCGATTTCGTCGGACTGAATGTCTACAAGCCCGACCATTACGTCCTGGCCGCCGATAATGCGCGCGGCTTCACCCTGGCGCCGTTTCCCGCGTCGTTCCCGCATATGGATGCGTCCTGGCTGAGGGTCGGTCCGGAGGCGATGTATTGGGCGCCGCGGCATGCGGCGAGGATCTGGGGCGTAAAATCCATCTACATCACCGAGAACGGGACACCAGCGACGGATGAGGTGGCCGCCGACGGCAATGTCTACGATCTCGACCGGATCATGTATCTGCGCAACTATCTGCTCCAACTGCAGCGCGCGACGTCGGAGGGCGTGCCCGTGGCCGGCTACTTCCTGTGGAGCCTGATCGACAATTTCGAATGGGCGGATGGCTACCAAAAGCGCTTCGGGCTCTACCGGGTCGACTTCGACACGCAGGCCCGCACCCCGAAACTGAGCGCCTCGTTCTACCGCGAAATCATCAAGCAGAATGCGGTGGTCTAGTGGGCCCGCCAAACCACTTTTCGTCATGGCCGGATTTGACGAATAGTGGGAACGAATGTCATTCCGGGGCGCGCGCAGCGCGAACCCGGAATCTCGAGATTCCGGGTCTGGTGCTAACGCACCATCCCGGAATGACGTGGTATGCCCTCAAAACATCTCGAAATATTCGCGATGCTCCCAGTCCGACACCTCCGCCTGAAACCTCTCGATCTCGGCGTTCTTGATATGAATGTAATAGTCGACGAACTCCGCGCCCAGCGCCCCGCGGAAAAACGGATCGTCGTTGAGCGCGAACACCGCCTCGTGCAGACTCTTCGGCAGCAGCGCTGCCTTGGCTTCGTACGGCGTATCCGCCGACGGCCCGGGATCGAGCTTGCGGTCGACGCCGTCGAGACCGGAAAGGATTTGCGACGCCATGTAGAGATAGGGATTCGCCGCCGGCTCGCCGATCCGGTTCTCGAGCCTTGTTGCGCTATCTCCGGGGCCGCCGAGCACGCGGATCATGACGCCGCGGTTGTCGCGGCCCCAGATCGCGCGGTCCGGCGCCAGCGAATAGGTGCGGTAGCGTTTGTAGCCGTTGATGGTCGGCGTCGTGAACACGGCCGAGGCGCGGGCGTGCTGCAAAAGCCCGGCAAGCCAGGCGCGGCCGAACGGCGTCAGCACCTCGCTGCCGTCCTTGGACATGAACGCGTTCTCGGCGCCCGCGTGCGACACGATCGACTGATGCAGGTGCCAACCCGACGCGAACACGTTCGGCAGTTTCGGCCGGCACATGAAGGTGGCGTGGTAGCCGTGTCGTTGCGCGATCTGCTTTACCGCCGAGCGGAACAGCACCATGTTGTCGGCGGGGTTAAGCCCCTTGGTCGGCTGAAAGGTGAATTCGCACTGGCTCGGGCCGAACTCGACCTCGACCGATCGCAAGGGCAGCCCGAGCGCCAGCACGTCGCGGCGGATGATTTCCAGCGCCGGCTCCATCTGGTCGTAGCGCTGCTCGGTCAGATATTGATAGCCCTGCGAGAGCAGGCTGACCGACGGCGGCGTGCCCGGCTGACCGGCATCCCCCGGCGCCATATGCGCGTTTTCGAGCTTGAAGAGGTGGAATTCGACCTCGAGCCCGGCGACGAAATCATATCCGCGCTGGCCGAGTTGATCGAGGACGGAGCGATAGAGATGCCGGGTCGCGAACGGCACCGGCCGTCCGTCGTTGAAATAGAGGTCGCACAGCACCCATCCCGTGGCGGGCGCCCATGGCAGCACGCGAAACGTGGTGGGATCCGCCACCATCAGCACGTCGGCGGCGCCTTCCATTTCCTTCATGCCGAAACCGCCGCCGGATGTGAACACCGGAAACACCGTGCGGTGGGAGGTGTCCTTGGCGAGCATGGTCGTGGTGATCGAACAGCCGCTTTCGAGCGAGGCAATCGCCTCGCTCGCCACCAGCGTCTTGCCGCGCAAAATGCCGTGCTGATCCGGAAACGACAGCCGGATCGCTTCGAGATTTTTCTCTTCGACGATTTTGCGGAGACGGCTCGCCGCCTCCTTCTGCTCGCTCGACCACAGGCCGTGACGCTCGACGAAACTCAACGCGTCACCTCCTCTTCGTCATTGCGAGCGCAGCGAAGCAATCCATCGCTCCAAGGAAAGAAAGAATGGATTGCTTCGTCGCTGCGCTCCTCGCAATGACGGCAACTCCATTTTGAACCAGACGCATCACTCCGCCGCCGACAGATGGCGGATCTTGTCGGATATCTCACCTGGCACCGGCGCCGCCCAGGGCGCACCGCGGCGCCGCTTGACGTCGACTTCCATCCAGAATATTTCCCAGCCGCGCGTCGGCCCGATGCCGTCCATGGTCGCCGGCCCCTGGATGCTGCGCGCGTGGGCGTCGTCGAGGAACATGAACGGCTTCTCGCCGCCCAACACCTTTTCGATTTCCTGCCGCAGCAGGCGGCGATATTGCACGATCGCCTTGTCGGAGGTGCCCAGATGTTCGTTGGTGCGGTCCTGGATCGCGCCCATGGATTCCACCGCCCACTGGTCGTGCACGTTGATGTCGGCGCCCATGCCGGTATAGGTCTCGGTCGCCTGTTCGTGCGGATCGAACCCGTAATCGTTCGACTTGTTCTTGCGCGATTTGTAGTCGGGCAGTTCGTAGAGTTCGAGCCGCTGGTCGCGCATCTTGTTCTTGTCGACCGGCGTCGTGTAGCTGGTGAAGATCGCGTACCAATAGCAGTTCTCGTCGTCGACCGGGATGTGCCACTGCGTGATCGTCATCTCCGTGCTCATCGGGATGACGAAACCGTGCGGGAAGAGCTGGTTGGTGACGCGCACATGGGTACGCTCTTCATCCAGTTCGCGCAGCGCGATCAGGCGCATGCCGTATTCGGTGTGCTCGACATTGATGATCGGGTTGTCGTATTCGCGCAGGATCCTTGTCATCGGCATGTCGCTTCCGGCGGATGCGCCGCGGAACTGCTTGCCGTAAGCGCCGGAGGTATCTTCGTCCTCGAAGAAGCGATGCAGGAACGAGGCGTGCGCCGGATCGATGCCGACTTCGAGCGCCTGCAGCCAGTTGCAGTTGATGTGGCCCTTGAACGCAAAGGTGTGGCTGTCGGGCGCAACGAAGCAGTCGATCTCCGGAAACGCCGGTGGCGCGCCTTCGCCGAGATACGCCCAGAGGATGCCGCTCTTCTCGACCACGGGATAGGAACGCTGCTTGATGCCTTTGCACAGCGTCGAGCCTTTTGGCTCGGCCGGCGTTTCCAGGCACTGGCCGGTCGCATCGAACAGCCAGCCGTGAAAGGCGCAGCGCAGGCCGCCATTTTCCAGCCGGCCGAAGGCGAGGTCGGCGCCGCGATGGGCGCAATGGCGGTCGATCAGGCCGTAGCGGCCATTCTCGTCGCGAAACAACACCAGGTTTTCGCCGAGCAGTTTGACCGGCTTGACCGGCCGCGGCCCCGCCAGCTCGTCCACCAGCGCCGCCGGCTGCCAGTACATCCGCATCAGCTTCCCGCAGGGGTCTTGTCGCCCGGTGCGCGTGATCAGGTCGTTCGCTTCCTGGCTCATCATGGCGGCGCATCCTTCGGTCGGGAGCTATCTTGTTCGCCTATTGAACTTATGGGCGAATTATGACATGCATCTGCGGGACGGCAAGCACAATCTTTGACCGGCGCGAGCGCCGTGGAGCGCGACATGCCAAAGCTGAAGCGCGGCGATAGCGACGAGCGTGCCACCGACTTTGTCGAGAGTCTCGACCGCGGTCTGCGCCTGCTGCAGAAATTCGGCACCACCACCGGCCCGATGACGTTGAGCGACCTCGCGCGCGCCGCAGAGCTGCCGCGGGCGACCGCGCGACGCATCCTCTTCACCCTCGAACGCGCCGGCTTTGTCGCGACCGACGGCAAGCTGTTCACGCTCACTCCGCATGTGCTGACCCTGGCCGCGTCATTTTTGCGTTCGAGTCAGGTGGTGACGGTGCTGCAGCCGGTGCTCGACCGGATCGCGGCATCGGCGCAGGAGATCAGTTCGCTCGCGGTGCTGGATGGCGAGGAGGTCGTGTTCATCGCGCGCGGCAGTCCTGCGCGCATGTTTTCGGCAGGCCTCGATATCGGCTATCGCCTGCCTTCTTTCTGCACCTCGGTCGGCCGCGCTATGCTCGGCCGGTTCGACGATGCCGAACTCGCGGCAAGACTGGCGGCGATGCACCGCGCGCCGATGACGGCGCATACGGTGACCGATCCCAAATTGCTGCTCGCCGCCATCATCGCCGACCGCGCGCAGGGCTATTCGCTGGTCGATCGCGAGGCCGAACCGCATTTCCGTTCGGTTTCCGTGCCGATCCGCCGCTATGACGGCGCCATCATCGCCGCGATCAACATGGGCGCGCATGTCGATCGCGTCTCGGCCGCTGAAATGATCGACCGGTTCCTGCCGCTGCTGCGCGAGGGCGCGGAACAGGTGAAGTCGATGTTGCTGTGATGGAGGAGCAAATTTCCGGATGCGTTCCCCGGATGCTGCGCAGCACCACCAGCGCGTTTACGCGCGTCTTTGACGCGCTATGGTGATGCGCCGCCGATCCGGGGTCCATCGGGATGGGTCCCGGCTCTGCGGAGCAGCGTTGCACGCTGCATCGCGTCGGGACACGAGACTTAGCCCCGCGCGAACATCCGCGACTCGTTCTGCAGCACCGGCGCCACCGCGTCGCTCAGTCGGGCTGCCGCCGCGTCGACGCTGAGCCCCGCCGTGTCCACCACCGCCGACGCCCGCGCATAGAGCGGCTCGCGGCTCAACAGGATGTTGCGCAGCTCGGCCATCGCCGAGCGATCGTCCGCCATCGGGCGCAGATCGCCCTGGCGGCGCACCCGCGCCATGTGTTCTTCCGGCTCGGCCTTCAGCCAGATGGTGTAGAACGACGACAGGATCAGGTCGAAGGTCAAAGGCTCGGAGACGATGCCCCCGCCGGTCGCCAGCACCATCAATTCTTTCCGTGCCAGCAATTGGGTCAGCGCTGCCTGCTCCATGCGGCGAAAACCTTCCTGCCCGTAGAGCGCGATGATCTCGGCAACGGACAATCCGTTCTGCGCCTCGATCTCCTTGTTCAGTTCGACAAAGCTCCAGCCGATCTTTTTAGCGAGCATCTTGCCGAGAGTGGATTTGCCGGCGCCGCGCAGGCCGATCAGGGCGATGCCGGAAAACGACAGATGCCGCTGCGCCGACGCTGCGCCACCGGCAAGGACGTTCTTGGCTTGTGCGATCTGGCCGGGCGACGCTTTCCGCAGGAGATCGCGGATCACGGCCCAGTCGGGCACCGGCTCGGCGGCGGGAATGAGATCTTCCAGATGCGCGCCCATCGCGTTCGACACCCGGCGCAGCAGCACGATCGAGACGTTACCCTTGCCGCTCTCGAGCTGCGCGATGTAGCGTTCGGAAATGCCGGAAACTTTTGCGAGCACTTTGCGCGACATGCCGCGCAGCGCGCGCATGGTGCGCACGCGCTGGCCGAGCTGCTCCAGGAAATCGATTTCGGGATCGCTATTTTCGGTCATATCCCCCCGTAGCGTTTTCGAGCGAAGTGGGCACCGGTTCGCGTGAAGAAAACGCGTCAAACCAAAAGACCAGGGTCGGGTTTTGACGCAGTCTGAGCCCGACTCTAGGAAACATAATGCCGATGAGGATTGACAGCAAGCGCGTGGAGTGGCTTTCTATGAATTATAATTCTTAAAACCGGGGAGAAGCGTCGTGGCGTGCTTTACGCTTGGGGAATTGGGCTGGAGGGACGTGGCATGAGCGGCAGTTCCTACAATGCGGTGACCTGGTTGCTCGACCGCAATGTCGATGAGGGTCGCGGCGAAAAACTCGCCTTCACCGATACCGTTTCCGAACTCAGCTATCGCGGCCTGCAGAAGCAGAGCTGCCGCGTCGCCAACATGCTGCGCCGGCTCGGTGTCCGCCGCGAAGAGCGCGTCGCCTTGATCATGCTGGATACGACGGATTTTCCGGCGGTGTTTCTGGGCGCGATCCGCGCCGGCATCGTGCCGGTGCCGCTCAATACGCTTTTGACCTCCGATCAATATGCCTACGTGCTGGCCGATTGCCGCGCGCGCGTGCTGTTCATTTCCGAAGCGCTGCTGCCCGTGGTGAAAGACATGGTCGGGCGGATGCCCGATCTCGAGCATGTCATCGTGTCCGGCAACGACGCGCACGGCCACAAGAAACTGTCCGACGAGCTGGCGCGCGAAAGCGATACATTCGCGACCGCCGCGACCCATCCCGACGAGCCGGCGTTCTGGCTGTATTCGTCGGGCTCGACCGGCATGCCGAAGGGCGTGCGGCATCTGCATTCCAGTCTCGCGGCGACCGCGGAAACCTATGCCAAGCAGGTGCTCGGCATTCGCGAGGATGACGTCGGGCTTTCGGCGGCAAAACTGTTCTTCGCCTATGGCCTCGGCAACGCGCTGACGTTTCCGATGTCGGTCGGCGCCACCACCGTGCTCAATTCCGAGCGGCCGACGCCGGCAACCATGTTTGCGTTGATGAACAGATATAACCCCAGCATCTTCTTCGGCGTGCCGACGCTGTTTTCGGCGATGCTCAACGACGAGACGATGAAGCATGAACGCGGCGGCAACCGCTTGCGGGTCTGCACCTCCGCCGGCGAGGCGCTGCCGGAATCGGTCGGGAACGCCTGGAAGTCACGCTTCGGCGTCGACATTCTCGACGGCGTCGGTTCGACCGAGCTGTTGCACATCTTCCTCTCCAATGCGCCCGGTGACATCAAATACGGCACGTCGGGCCGTCCGGTGCCGGGCTACAAGGTGCGGCTGGTGAACGACGCCGGCGACGATGTACCCGATGGCGAGGTCGGCGAGCTGCTCGTCGATGCGCCCTCGGCCGGCGAGGGCTACTGGAACCAGCGCAGCAAAAGCCGCCAGACATTTGCGGGCCACTGGACCCGCACCGGCGACAAATACATCAGGGATGCCGACGGCCGTTACACCTTCTGCGGCCGCTCGGACGACATGTTCAAGGTTTCCGGCATCTGGGTGTCGCCGTTCGAGGTCGAGAGCGCGCTGATCACCCACCCGGCCGTGCTCGAAGCCGCCGTGGTGCCCGAGGCCGATCCGGAAGGGCTGTTGAAGCCGAAAGCCTTCGTCGTGCTGCGCGCGGACAGCAAGACCGAGGGGCTGCATGAGGCGCTGAAGGAACACGTCAAGCAGAAGATCGGCCCGTGGAAATATCCGCGCTGGATCGATGTGGTGGAGAGCTTGCCGAAAACGGCGACCGGAAAAATCCAGCGGTTCAAGTTGCGGGAACGTAATTGAAGTCGTCATTCCGGGGCGCGCGCGAGCGCGAACTAGGTGCGCAATTGCGCACCAGAGAATCTCGAGATTCCGGATCAGCTCGCTTCGCGATCTGTCCGGAATGACG from Bradyrhizobium sp. Ash2021 encodes the following:
- a CDS encoding ABC transporter ATP-binding protein, giving the protein MADTKADTLLEVDGIETCYGLSQVLFGLSLSIRAGEMVALMGRNGMGKTTTIRSIMGMTPARAGKIRFGGQEVRALPSYKIAKLGIGLVPEGRQIFPNLTVRENLVAASGNRLGSPDPWTIEKIHALFPRLAERGSNMGVTLSGGEQQMLAIGRALMTNPKLLILDEATEGLAPLIREEIWNCLSMLKAQGQSVLVIDKNVGNLARIADRHYIIERGRAVWSGTSAQLIAEPDLQHRYLGI
- a CDS encoding ABC transporter ATP-binding protein; amino-acid sequence: MADPLLRVEKLVRRFGGITATDNLSLDVMSGELHAIIGPNGAGKTTLISQLTGQLAPNSGTIHFAGRDVTRQPAYRRSRLGLARSFQITSLLPDFSAIDNVAIAAQAHDGHSFRFWGNARKEKHLRDAARSALTRVGLEARADVPVSELSHGEQRELELAVALATKPQLLLLDEPMAGLGITESARMVALLKELRREVTIVLVEHDMEAVFALADRITVLVYGRVIACDRPDAIRNNEEVKRAYLGDQHVVVAHG
- a CDS encoding GH1 family beta-glucosidase; amino-acid sequence: MSSNGLSRRDFGKMAGSAALGLSTVSAQSADTGIARPTGQNAMLAFPGDFRWGTATSAFQVEGAVNEDGRGPSIWDRFTHLQGKIADHSTADVADDHFHRYKDDVRLMKALGARTYRFSIAWPRVFPEGRGVPNPKGLDFYNRLLDELLANGIEPFATLYHWDLPQALQDRYGGWMSRDTAKAFADYAGYVVERLSDRAKHIFTINECSRLVHLGHGLGIDAPGLNLSEAGMNQVRHNVALGHGLAVQAIRARGRAGTRVGLAENMVTCVPAIETPANIHATEIATRELNAGYLTVILEGKYTEGFLAQAGKDAPKYTADDLGIVSSPIDFVGLNVYKPDHYVLAADNARGFTLAPFPASFPHMDASWLRVGPEAMYWAPRHAARIWGVKSIYITENGTPATDEVAADGNVYDLDRIMYLRNYLLQLQRATSEGVPVAGYFLWSLIDNFEWADGYQKRFGLYRVDFDTQARTPKLSASFYREIIKQNAVV
- a CDS encoding glutamine synthetase family protein: MSFVERHGLWSSEQKEAASRLRKIVEEKNLEAIRLSFPDQHGILRGKTLVASEAIASLESGCSITTTMLAKDTSHRTVFPVFTSGGGFGMKEMEGAADVLMVADPTTFRVLPWAPATGWVLCDLYFNDGRPVPFATRHLYRSVLDQLGQRGYDFVAGLEVEFHLFKLENAHMAPGDAGQPGTPPSVSLLSQGYQYLTEQRYDQMEPALEIIRRDVLALGLPLRSVEVEFGPSQCEFTFQPTKGLNPADNMVLFRSAVKQIAQRHGYHATFMCRPKLPNVFASGWHLHQSIVSHAGAENAFMSKDGSEVLTPFGRAWLAGLLQHARASAVFTTPTINGYKRYRTYSLAPDRAIWGRDNRGVMIRVLGGPGDSATRLENRIGEPAANPYLYMASQILSGLDGVDRKLDPGPSADTPYEAKAALLPKSLHEAVFALNDDPFFRGALGAEFVDYYIHIKNAEIERFQAEVSDWEHREYFEMF
- a CDS encoding branched-chain amino acid ABC transporter permease; translation: MTFPITPRNVVAALVAIGLLLLPLYSQLTGNIFILTLFTRIVIFALAASSLNLMMGYGGMMSFGHAAYLGIGGYAVGILAFEGIGSGFIQWPVALAVSALFALVIGALSLRTRGVYFIMITLAFAQMAYYIVSGMSRYGGDDGLTIYKRSNFGGLINLSNRVQFYYLCLGCLFGGLYLMWRIINSRFGMVVQGVRSNEQRMQAIGFHANRYRLVCFVIAGTICGLSGALLANNTDFVSPAVMYWTRSGDLMVMVILGGMGSLFGPVIGAIVYLVLEELLSQFTEYWAMIMGPLLLLIVLFARGGIMGLLGRLRLG
- a CDS encoding beta-(1-6) glucans synthase yields the protein MFLDGPAELRSGLSSRSTTGAYRRGAPIAFLAPLVLFLISMGLIVMAWGWLAAPLPLDHAAVDSAKKLDCVSYAPFRGQQTPWNSKIIISPEQIAEDLGQLARITGCIRTYSIENGLDKVPELASKAGLKVILGIWLGRDRAKNASLIETAVTLAKASPGVVTSVMVGSEVLLRGEMTVSDLRAAIRSVKTRVSIPVSYADAWEFWLRYREIGDDVDFVTIHILPYWEDIPVRAEDAAAHVIHVHRQLALALPGKEILIGEAGWPSQGRMRDGALPSRVNQARFFSELLDWAGRGNFRLNLFEAYDEPWKRQWEGTVGAHWGLLDGDSRQLKYSFGSAVGNYPFWKLQLAAGLAFGSFVFAVALLTLWRRRSEAGLAPWLAVAATATTGGILLGLAGEKAFYESYGFAGWLNQGLLLAAATVLPLLCSSALMAGRPLPAFLELVGPREGRTRSVAALVLGFSFMASTLVAVEIALGLVFDPRSRDFPFASLTMAVVPVWTVTRLNPRKSEIGAVTEAVFAGLFVAAALYVFFSEGASNWQSQWTSAAFFLYGAALWPSRSVAVLSMLPSLSGVFPKTLRKDELATQPIAVASVPPPKSQAGAAAGFVAATSKVECDK